GAGTCTCGAGCACTGGACACAGGTTTATGGCGGAGATTTAGGAATTGCTTTGACTGATACTTATACTACTGAAATTTTCTTTAGCCAATTTGACAAAAAATATTCTAAACTTTTTGATGGAGTTCGTCATGATAGCGGAGATCCAATTGAGTTTGCACAAAAAGTAATTTCGCATTATACTAAAATGGGAATTGATCCGAAATCAAAAGTGATTGTTTTCTCGGATTCTTTAAATTATGATAAAGTAAAAAGTATAACAGATTTTTGCAAAGACAAAATCAAAATGTCGTTTGGTATAGGAACCAATTTTACCAATGATGTAGGTTTGCCGTCGATGAATATGGTTATAAAACTAACCGAAGTTAAACTTGAAAACAGACATTGGGAAGGAGTTGTAAAACTTTCTGACGAGAAGAATAAAAACACGGGAACGCCCGAAATGATTGAATTGGCTAAAGAAGTACTGGGAATCAAATAGTATTATTTTGTTTCAAAGTTGATTTTTTATATTTTTAACGGTCGTATTATTTTAAAATCAATTTAAATAGAATTCAAAGCTGTTATAATTCGTAACAAAAAAGAAATACGCTTTCATTTTTTGACTATAAATGGTACATTAGCCAAAAATCCAATTTACTTTATGCTAGAGCAAAATCAATATACCGAAGATAATATTCGATCACTCGATTGGAAAGAACATATCCGTATGCGTCCCGGGATGTATATCGGAAAATTGGGAGATGGATCTTCGCCGGATGATGGTATTTATATTCTGTTAAAAGAGGTTTTAGACAACTGTATCGATGAGTTCGTAATGGGCTCTGGAAAAACTATTGAAGTGACTATCAAGGATAAAACTGTTTCTGTTCGTGATTACGGACGTGGAATTCCGTTAGGAAAAGTAGTCGATGTTGTTTCGAAAATGAATACGGGAGGAAAGTACGATTCTAAAGCTTTCCAGAAATCAGTAGGTTTAAATGGTGTCGGAACAAAAGCGGTAAATGCACTTTCGAATTATTTTAGAGTAGAATCTGTTCGTGATGATAAACAAAAAGGAGCAGAGTTTTCGGCAGGAAATTTAGTTTTAGAAGAAGATATAATCGACACTACGAAGCGAAAAGGAACAAAAGTTACTTTTACGCCGGATGAATCGATCTTCAAAAATTACAAATTCCGTATGGAATATGTAATTAAAATGGTTAAAAACTATTGTTACTTAAACAATGGTTTGACGATTATTTTTAATGGCGAAAAATATATTTCGGAAAATGGTCTTCGTGATTTATTAGAAGAAACCATAAATGCAGAAGATCTTGAATATCCAATTATTCACTTAAAAGATTACGATATTGAGATCGCTTTAACGCACAGTAAAACGCAATATAGCGAAGAATATCACTCTTTTGTCAACGGTCAGAATACAACACAAGGAGGAACGCACTTAGCGGCTTACAGAGAAGCAATTGTAAAAACCATTCGTGAGTTTTACAACAAAAATTTTGAAGCTTCTGACGTTCGTAAATCGATCGTAAGTGCGATTAGTATCAAAGTGATGGAACCGGTTTTTGAGTCTCAGACCAAAACCAAATTAGGTTCTACAGATATGGGTTCTGATGATGGAACGCCGCCAGTTTCTGTACGTACATTTGTAAACGATTTTGTAAAGAATAAATTAGATAATTATTTACATAAAAATCCTCCAACGGCCGAAGCTTTATTGCGTAAAATTCTACAAGCTGAACGTGAGCGTAAAGAATTATCAGGAATTAGAAAATTAGCGACAGATCGTGCTAAGAAAGCCAATCTTCATAATAAAAAATTAAGAGATTGTCGTGCGCATCTTCCAGATACAAAGAATCCTAGAAACTTAGAAAGTACCCTTTTTATTACCGAGGGAGATTCGGCTTCCGGATCAATTACAAAGTCGCGTGATGTGAATACTCAAGCAGTTTTCAGTTTACGTGGTAAACCTCTGAATTCCTATGGAATGACAAAGAAAATTGTGTATGAAAACGAAGAATTCAATTTATTGCAAGCGGCTTTAGATATCGAAGACGGATTGGAAAAATTACGTTATAATAATATCGTAATCGCAACCGATGCCGATGTCGATGGTATGCATATTCGTTTGTTATTGATTACGTTTTTCCTTCAGTTTTTCCCTGAGTTAATCAAAGAAGGACATTTATATATCTTGCAAACACCGCTTTTCAGGGTTCGAAATAAAAAAGAAACCATCTATTGTTATTCAGATGAAGAAAGAAAAGATGCGATCGAGAAACTAAAACCAAAACCGGAAATCACCCGATTTAAAGGTTTGGGAGAGATTTCGCCAGATGAGTTCAAAAACTTTATTGGAGAAACGATTCGACTTGACCCAATTATGATGGATAAAAACACTTCGATTGAGCAATTATTGTCTTTCTATATGGGGAAAAATACTCCGGACAGACAAGAATTTATTATCAAGAATTTGAAGGTTGAATTGGATGCAGTTGAGGAGGAAGTTTAAAAGATAATAAAAGAATTATAGAAGAATTTTTTAGTATTTATACTGAACAAAATATATGAAAGACGAAGAAGACGATAACATAATTCCAAACGACGACGAGAATAATTCAGAAGAAAGCCAGCTTGATGAAAATCAAGAAGGGAATGATGATGAAATTATCGATGTAGATGCTAAACACTTTGAGGGGCAGCATTTTTATGAAAATACCGAAGAAGAAGGAGAAGACGTTATTACGAAAGTAACGGGCATGTACAAAGACTGGTTCTTGGATTATGCTTCATACGTAATTCTGGAACGTGCAGTTCCGGCGATCGAAGATGGTTTTAAACCAGTTCAGCGTCGTATTATGCACTCTTTGAAAGAGTTGGATGATGGTCGTTATAATAAAGTTGCCAATGTTGTAGGACACACGATGCAGTATCACCCACACGGAGATGCGAGTATTGGTGATGCTATGGTACAAATTGGTCAAAAAGATTTATTGATTGATTGCCAGGGAAACTGGGGAAATATATTAACAGGCGATGGAGCTGCGGCTTCTCGTTATATTGAGGCACGTTTATCTAAATTTGCTTTGGAGGTTTTATATTCTCCAAAAATTACCGATTGGGGAGTTTCTTACGATGGTCGTCGTGCAGAACCAAACAATCTTCCGGTAAAGTTTCCGTTGCTTTTGGCACAAGGAGCAGAGGGAATCGCAGTTGGTCTTTCGACTAAAGTTCTGCCTCATAACTTCAATGAGTTGATTGATGCTTCGATCAAGATTCTAAAAGGAAAAGCCTTTACATTATATCCTGATTTCATGACACAAGGTATTGCCGATGTGTCTAATTATAATGACGGACTTCGTGGCGGACGTGTTCGTGTACGTGCTAAAATTGCGCAATTAGACAAGAATACCTTGGTAATTACTCAAATTCCGTTTTCGACGAATACAACGACTTTGATTGATAGTATTTTGAAAGCCAATGATAAAGGTAAAATCAAAATCAAGAAAATCGAAGACAATACAGCGGCTGATGTTGAAATTTTAATTCACCTTTTCCCGGGTGTCTCTCCAGACAAAACTATCGATGCTTTGTTTGCATTTACAGCTTGCGAAACTTCTGTAGCGCCTTTAGGTTGTGTGATCGAAGATAATAAACCGTTGTTTATTGGAGTTTCTGAAATGTTGAAAATTTCGACACACAGAACCGTTGATTTGCTTCGTCAGGAATTAGAAATTCAATTAGAAGAATTAAAAAATAAATGGCATTTCTCTACTTTAGAGAAGATCTTCATTCGTGAAGAAATGTACATTGATTTCAAATTATATTCAGATAGAGAAGCTCTTTATAAATATTTATATGACCGTTTTGAGCCGTTCAAAAAATCATTCGTCAGAGAAATTACTGATGAAGATTTACAGCGATTGACTCAAATTCCAATGATTCGTATTACGCGTTTTGACTCTGATAAAGCCGATGATTTTATCGCTAAGTTAGAAGACGAAATGAAAGAAGTTGAGTATAATTTGGAGAATCTTACTGATTTTGCGATTGCGTACTTTACAAGATTAAAAGAGAAATACGGAAAAGGTCGTGAACGTCAGACAGAACTTCGTGTTTTTGACAACGTTGAGGCTACAAAAGTAGTTTTGCGTAATACAAAATTATACGTAAACCGTGACGAAGGTTTCGTAGGAACGAGTTTAAAGAAAGACGAATACGTAGGTGATTGTTCTGATATCGACGATGTTATTGTGTTTTTACGAGACGGAACATTAATGATAACAAAAGTTGATGCCAAAACTTTTATCGGAAAGGATATTATACATGTTGCTGTTTTTGATAAGAGCGATAAACGTACGATTTATAACATGATGTACCGTGATGGTAAATCTGGTCCTTCTTATATCAAACGTTTCAATGTTTCCGGGGTTACCAGAGATAAAGCTTACGATTTGACTAACGGAACAAATGGTTCGCAAGTTGTTTATTTTTCTCATAATCCAAATGGAGAAGCTGAGGTTGTAACAATCTTATTGCGTCAGGTAGGAACGATCAAGAAACTGAAATTCGATATTGATTTTGCTAAATTGGCGATCAAAGGACGTGCATCA
This genomic window from Flavobacterium sp. 9 contains:
- a CDS encoding DNA topoisomerase IV subunit B — encoded protein: MLEQNQYTEDNIRSLDWKEHIRMRPGMYIGKLGDGSSPDDGIYILLKEVLDNCIDEFVMGSGKTIEVTIKDKTVSVRDYGRGIPLGKVVDVVSKMNTGGKYDSKAFQKSVGLNGVGTKAVNALSNYFRVESVRDDKQKGAEFSAGNLVLEEDIIDTTKRKGTKVTFTPDESIFKNYKFRMEYVIKMVKNYCYLNNGLTIIFNGEKYISENGLRDLLEETINAEDLEYPIIHLKDYDIEIALTHSKTQYSEEYHSFVNGQNTTQGGTHLAAYREAIVKTIREFYNKNFEASDVRKSIVSAISIKVMEPVFESQTKTKLGSTDMGSDDGTPPVSVRTFVNDFVKNKLDNYLHKNPPTAEALLRKILQAERERKELSGIRKLATDRAKKANLHNKKLRDCRAHLPDTKNPRNLESTLFITEGDSASGSITKSRDVNTQAVFSLRGKPLNSYGMTKKIVYENEEFNLLQAALDIEDGLEKLRYNNIVIATDADVDGMHIRLLLITFFLQFFPELIKEGHLYILQTPLFRVRNKKETIYCYSDEERKDAIEKLKPKPEITRFKGLGEISPDEFKNFIGETIRLDPIMMDKNTSIEQLLSFYMGKNTPDRQEFIIKNLKVELDAVEEEV
- a CDS encoding DNA gyrase/topoisomerase IV subunit A — its product is MKDEEDDNIIPNDDENNSEESQLDENQEGNDDEIIDVDAKHFEGQHFYENTEEEGEDVITKVTGMYKDWFLDYASYVILERAVPAIEDGFKPVQRRIMHSLKELDDGRYNKVANVVGHTMQYHPHGDASIGDAMVQIGQKDLLIDCQGNWGNILTGDGAAASRYIEARLSKFALEVLYSPKITDWGVSYDGRRAEPNNLPVKFPLLLAQGAEGIAVGLSTKVLPHNFNELIDASIKILKGKAFTLYPDFMTQGIADVSNYNDGLRGGRVRVRAKIAQLDKNTLVITQIPFSTNTTTLIDSILKANDKGKIKIKKIEDNTAADVEILIHLFPGVSPDKTIDALFAFTACETSVAPLGCVIEDNKPLFIGVSEMLKISTHRTVDLLRQELEIQLEELKNKWHFSTLEKIFIREEMYIDFKLYSDREALYKYLYDRFEPFKKSFVREITDEDLQRLTQIPMIRITRFDSDKADDFIAKLEDEMKEVEYNLENLTDFAIAYFTRLKEKYGKGRERQTELRVFDNVEATKVVLRNTKLYVNRDEGFVGTSLKKDEYVGDCSDIDDVIVFLRDGTLMITKVDAKTFIGKDIIHVAVFDKSDKRTIYNMMYRDGKSGPSYIKRFNVSGVTRDKAYDLTNGTNGSQVVYFSHNPNGEAEVVTILLRQVGTIKKLKFDIDFAKLAIKGRASKGNLVTKYPIKKIELKEKGISTLLPRKVWFDDTVKRLNVDARGELLGEFKPSDKILVISQTGKLKVIIPELSTHFEEDMIVLEKWKPKKPISAIYYDGEKERYFLKRFLVENEGKEESFITDHPNSQLEIVSTDYRPLAQLVFAKVKGVQKEDLHIDVEDFIAVKGFKALGNQLTADKLKQVNLLEPLPYEEPVEEVPEKPELSEDDAVETELDDDGQIGLVLE